Proteins from a genomic interval of Streptomyces sp. SID8374:
- a CDS encoding iron-siderophore ABC transporter substrate-binding protein produces the protein MSRMFQRTRLTAVAASALLLFGAAACGSGESDDKAAPSADSAQKGAFPVTLDHKYGATTVKNEPQRIVTVGLSDQDAVLALGKVPVGTTEWFGEFKGAIGPWAEKALGDKARPTVLHDDGTGPQVEKIASLRPDLILALYSGLTKDQYRTLSKIAPVVAQPKDGADWGISWQDQTTQVGKALGKSDEAKALVARTEKYIADAAAAHPEFKGKTAVMATPYEGMYVYGPQDNRSRVLTGLGFQLPADLDKVVGDAFGANISKERTDLLDTDAVAWIVTDPDKDAKKLHADPLYGKLDAVKEGREVMIKESSHFGSAISFVTPLSIPYTVDRLVPMLAAAVDGKPDTKVVHPAS, from the coding sequence ATGTCCCGCATGTTCCAGCGCACCCGGCTGACCGCCGTGGCCGCGTCCGCCCTGCTGCTGTTCGGAGCCGCCGCCTGCGGGTCGGGCGAGAGCGACGACAAGGCCGCGCCGTCCGCCGACAGCGCGCAGAAGGGGGCCTTCCCGGTCACCCTCGACCACAAGTACGGCGCCACCACCGTGAAGAACGAGCCGCAGCGCATCGTCACCGTCGGCCTCTCCGACCAGGACGCGGTGCTCGCGCTCGGCAAGGTCCCGGTCGGCACCACCGAGTGGTTCGGCGAGTTCAAGGGCGCCATCGGCCCCTGGGCCGAGAAGGCGCTCGGCGACAAGGCGCGGCCCACCGTCCTGCACGACGACGGCACCGGCCCCCAGGTCGAGAAGATCGCCTCCCTGCGCCCCGACCTGATCCTCGCGCTGTACTCGGGCCTCACCAAGGACCAGTACCGCACCCTCTCCAAGATCGCCCCGGTCGTCGCCCAGCCGAAGGACGGCGCGGACTGGGGGATCTCCTGGCAGGACCAGACCACCCAGGTCGGCAAGGCCCTGGGCAAGAGCGACGAGGCGAAGGCGCTGGTCGCCAGAACCGAGAAGTACATCGCCGACGCCGCCGCCGCGCACCCGGAGTTCAAGGGCAAGACCGCCGTCATGGCGACCCCGTACGAGGGCATGTACGTCTACGGCCCGCAGGACAACCGCTCCCGCGTGCTGACCGGCCTCGGCTTCCAGCTCCCGGCGGACCTCGACAAGGTCGTCGGCGATGCGTTCGGCGCCAACATCAGCAAGGAGCGCACCGACCTCCTCGACACGGACGCCGTCGCCTGGATCGTCACCGACCCGGACAAGGACGCGAAGAAGCTCCACGCCGACCCCCTGTACGGAAAGCTGGACGCGGTCAAGGAGGGCCGTGAGGTCATGATCAAGGAAAGCAGCCACTTCGGCAGCGCCATCTCCTTCGTCACCCCGCTGAGCATCCCGTACACCGTCGACCGCCTGGTCCCGATGCTGGCGGCCGCCGTCGACGGCAAGCCGGACACGAAGGTCGTCCACCCCGCGTCCTGA